Proteins co-encoded in one Bacillus horti genomic window:
- the pyrH gene encoding UMP kinase, protein MALRKYNRVVLKLSGEALAGTLGYGIDPTVIQSIAKQIKEVVELDVEVAVVVGGGNIWRGLAGSSKGMDRATADYMGMLATVMNGLALQDALEADGVPTRVQTSIEMRQVAEPYIRRRAIRHLEKKRVVIFAGGTGNPYFSTDTTAALRAAEIEAEVILMAKNKVDGVYTADPSKDPTAKKYEELSFLDVIKEGLGVMDSTASSLCMDNDIPLIVFSIMEEGNIKRAITGEEIGTIVRGSK, encoded by the coding sequence ATGGCTCTTAGAAAATATAATAGAGTAGTGTTAAAATTAAGTGGTGAAGCCTTAGCAGGTACATTAGGATATGGGATTGATCCTACTGTGATCCAATCAATTGCCAAACAAATCAAAGAAGTTGTAGAATTAGATGTAGAGGTAGCTGTAGTTGTAGGTGGTGGGAATATTTGGCGCGGACTTGCTGGGAGCTCTAAGGGAATGGATCGAGCAACAGCAGACTACATGGGAATGCTTGCAACGGTTATGAATGGTTTAGCTCTTCAGGATGCGTTAGAAGCAGATGGAGTACCTACACGTGTCCAAACATCGATTGAAATGAGGCAGGTTGCAGAGCCATACATACGTAGAAGAGCAATCCGCCATTTAGAAAAGAAACGGGTGGTTATCTTCGCTGGAGGAACTGGTAACCCATACTTTTCAACAGATACAACAGCTGCTCTGCGTGCTGCTGAAATTGAGGCCGAGGTTATTCTTATGGCCAAAAATAAGGTAGACGGAGTTTATACGGCAGATCCAAGTAAGGACCCTACTGCAAAGAAATATGAAGAGCTTTCCTTCCTAGACGTGATTAAAGAAGGTTTGGGAGTTATGGATTCAACAGCTTCTTCTTTATGTATGGATAATGACATTCCATTGATCGTCTTCTCTATTATGGAAGAAGGAAATATTAAAAGAGCCATTACTGGTGAAGAAATAGGAACTATAGTAAGGGGGAGTAAGTAA
- the frr gene encoding ribosome recycling factor — protein sequence MPNQVIADAQERMDKSIAQLRKELASLRAGRATPALLDRIQVEYYGALTPLNQLANIATPEARLLTIQPWDKSSLADIERAIQKSDLGLTPNNDGTIIRLGIPALTEERRAELVKTVKKYGEDSKVAVRNVRRDANDDIKKIEKEGTISEDESRRHQESIQKITDENIVSIDKIVAEKEKEIMEV from the coding sequence ATGCCGAATCAAGTGATTGCAGATGCACAAGAGCGAATGGATAAGTCGATTGCACAGCTTAGGAAAGAGCTCGCTAGTCTAAGAGCTGGGAGAGCCACTCCTGCTTTATTAGATAGAATTCAGGTCGAATATTACGGAGCATTAACTCCACTTAATCAATTAGCTAACATTGCTACTCCAGAGGCCCGTTTATTAACGATTCAACCTTGGGATAAAAGCTCGTTAGCTGATATAGAAAGAGCTATCCAAAAGTCTGATCTTGGCTTAACTCCGAATAACGACGGAACGATCATTCGTTTGGGTATTCCTGCTTTAACAGAGGAAAGACGTGCAGAGCTTGTTAAGACCGTTAAAAAGTACGGTGAAGATTCTAAGGTAGCCGTTAGAAATGTGCGCCGAGATGCAAACGATGATATTAAGAAAATCGAAAAAGAGGGTACTATTTCTGAAGATGAGTCCCGCCGTCATCAAGAATCCATACAGAAAATTACAGATGAAAATATCGTATCCATAGATAAAATCGTTGCAGAAAAAGAAAAAGAAATAATGGAAGTTTAA
- a CDS encoding isoprenyl transferase, whose product MLHNLKKWLKWKKTNKEELLLENIPKHVAIIMDGNGRWAKKRGLPRVAGHRAGMKSVTEITRAAHELGVEVLTLYAFSTENWKRPKDEVDFLMKLPQDYLASELEDLVQKNVQIRLLGTEEGLPSHTLQALFEARQRTEQNTGMILNFALNYGSRAEIVQMVKEISSKVKSEEIDSDQIDEKLVGQFLHSSEMIDPDLLIRTKEIRLSNFMLWQLAYTELWFIDVYWPDFRRENFEQAILEYQRRVRRYGTVKEDS is encoded by the coding sequence ATGCTACATAATCTAAAAAAGTGGCTAAAATGGAAGAAAACTAATAAAGAGGAATTACTACTTGAGAATATACCAAAACACGTTGCTATCATTATGGATGGTAATGGACGCTGGGCCAAAAAGCGAGGGTTACCTAGGGTAGCCGGACATCGTGCTGGAATGAAATCTGTTACTGAAATAACAAGAGCAGCCCATGAACTTGGGGTAGAAGTGTTAACACTATATGCTTTTTCCACGGAAAACTGGAAGCGTCCAAAGGATGAAGTAGATTTCCTGATGAAGCTTCCCCAAGACTACTTAGCTTCAGAACTAGAGGACCTTGTTCAAAAAAACGTGCAAATACGTTTGCTTGGAACAGAAGAGGGTTTACCTTCACATACGTTACAAGCTTTATTTGAAGCACGACAAAGAACAGAGCAAAATACAGGAATGATTTTAAACTTTGCTTTAAACTATGGAAGCAGAGCAGAGATCGTTCAAATGGTTAAAGAGATTTCCTCTAAAGTCAAATCTGAAGAAATTGATAGCGATCAAATTGATGAGAAGCTGGTTGGGCAGTTTTTACATTCAAGTGAGATGATTGACCCTGATCTTCTTATTCGGACAAAGGAAATTCGTTTAAGCAACTTTATGCTTTGGCAGTTAGCGTATACAGAGCTATGGTTTATAGACGTATACTGGCCAGATTTTCGCAGGGAGAACTTTGAACAGGCCATTCTTGAATATCAGCGCCGGGTAAGACGATATGGAACAGTAAAAGAAGATTCATGA